A stretch of the Methylacidiphilum caldifontis genome encodes the following:
- a CDS encoding class I SAM-dependent methyltransferase, translated as MIKKQHWETVYQTKATDDVSWFQKRPALSLNLIEATGVGKDAGVIDVGGGASVLVDFLLDAGFAKPAVLDISAAALACARKRLGVRAGLVEWFEADVTEFYPPRRFHLWHDRALFHFLTHKDDRQKYVETLRRTLTPDGHVIIATFAVDGPVKCSGLDVVRYDAPAIRAALGEEFRLLEQVDETHITPWNTEQKFSYFRFVRNG; from the coding sequence ATGATTAAGAAACAACATTGGGAAACGGTTTATCAAACCAAAGCGACCGACGACGTGAGCTGGTTTCAAAAACGGCCAGCGCTATCGCTCAACCTCATCGAGGCGACCGGCGTCGGCAAAGACGCGGGCGTCATTGACGTAGGCGGCGGCGCGTCTGTGCTCGTGGATTTCCTGCTTGACGCGGGCTTCGCGAAGCCAGCGGTGCTGGACATCTCGGCCGCGGCGCTGGCCTGCGCCCGAAAGCGCCTTGGTGTGCGGGCCGGCTTGGTCGAGTGGTTCGAGGCCGATGTCACGGAGTTTTATCCGCCGCGCCGATTCCACCTCTGGCACGACCGGGCCCTTTTCCACTTTTTGACCCACAAAGATGACCGGCAAAAATATGTCGAGACCTTGCGTCGAACCCTGACGCCGGACGGCCACGTAATCATCGCCACATTCGCCGTTGACGGCCCGGTGAAATGCAGCGGACTCGACGTGGTCCGCTATGATGCTCCCGCTATTCGCGCGGCGCTGGGCGAAGAATTTCGGTTGCTTGAGCAGGTGGACGAAACGCACATCACGCCGTGGAATACGGAACAAAAATTCAGCTACTTCCGTTTCGTTCGAAATGGCTGA